One window from the genome of Cryobacterium sp. GrIS_2_6 encodes:
- a CDS encoding nitrilase-related carbon-nitrogen hydrolase → MIRIACRQLAPVIPDLAGNVERSVAAVRESVAAGARLVVLPELVTTGYMFSSQEEARSVAVTTDHPVFAQWALAVAGVDGVVVGGFAELGADGLVYNSLAVVDGSGVLGSYRKTHLWDREKLVFTPGTAVPPVVDTALGRLGVLICYDLEFPEMTRSLALRGAELIVVPTNWPRETVPEGERVPEVTVAMAAAYTNHVGVVCCDRSGTERGQDWNEASSIINEHGWVVATADASGIAMADLDLLLSRDKTITPLCDAFGDRRPELYSEVVAPR, encoded by the coding sequence ATGATCCGCATTGCGTGTCGACAGCTGGCACCGGTCATTCCCGACCTGGCCGGCAACGTCGAACGATCCGTGGCCGCCGTGCGCGAATCGGTGGCGGCAGGCGCCCGACTGGTCGTGCTGCCCGAACTGGTCACCACGGGCTACATGTTCTCCTCGCAGGAGGAGGCCCGGTCCGTCGCCGTGACGACGGACCATCCCGTGTTCGCGCAGTGGGCACTAGCGGTGGCCGGCGTCGACGGCGTCGTCGTCGGCGGCTTCGCCGAACTCGGTGCCGACGGCCTCGTCTACAACAGCCTCGCCGTCGTCGACGGCTCCGGCGTCCTGGGGAGCTACCGCAAGACTCACCTGTGGGATCGGGAGAAGCTCGTCTTCACGCCCGGCACGGCCGTCCCCCCTGTCGTGGACACCGCGCTCGGCCGGCTTGGCGTCCTCATCTGTTACGACCTGGAGTTCCCCGAGATGACCCGCAGCTTGGCTCTGCGCGGGGCCGAGCTGATCGTCGTGCCCACCAATTGGCCGCGGGAAACCGTACCAGAGGGCGAGCGAGTCCCAGAGGTCACGGTCGCCATGGCTGCCGCATATACCAACCATGTCGGCGTCGTCTGCTGCGACCGCAGCGGCACCGAGCGCGGCCAGGACTGGAACGAGGCGAGCTCCATCATCAACGAGCACGGCTGGGTCGTCGCCACCGCCGACGCGTCGGGGATCGCGATGGCCGACCTGGATCTGCTCCTGTCCCGGGACAAGACCATCACGCCGTTGTGCGATGCGTTCGGCGACCGGAGGCCGGAGCTGTATAGCGAGGTCGTCGCACCCCGGTAG
- the lgt gene encoding prolipoprotein diacylglyceryl transferase, with the protein MLHTSIPSPTISYFDLGPLRVHFYALCILTGIIIAVWMSSARLTARGGKPGMVIDIAMWTVPIGIVGGRLYHVVTHPTDYFFPGADLWKVLFVWEGGLAIFGSILFGSIGAYIGCRRAGIRFFSFADALAPGLLLAQAFGRFGNYFNHELYGGPTTLPWGLEIESTNAAFPAGLPAGTLFQPLFLYEMIWNTIGVVLIIFVLERRFNLRWGRALGFYLLWYGAGRAFLESLRLDPTEYFLFGLKINVDVALLAAIAGIVLIIVQTRRHPGPETSIYRNPQLPPIDDLAVMEAPSGSHTGGGTAVDLPGGQVSDSRRDA; encoded by the coding sequence GTGCTTCACACCAGCATTCCGAGCCCGACTATCAGTTATTTCGATCTCGGGCCCCTCCGCGTTCACTTCTACGCGCTGTGCATCTTGACCGGCATCATTATCGCCGTCTGGATGTCTTCGGCCCGGTTGACCGCCCGCGGCGGCAAACCGGGCATGGTGATAGACATCGCCATGTGGACCGTCCCGATCGGAATCGTCGGAGGCCGCCTGTACCACGTCGTCACGCATCCGACCGATTACTTCTTCCCCGGCGCAGACCTGTGGAAGGTGCTGTTCGTCTGGGAAGGCGGACTCGCCATCTTCGGCTCGATTCTGTTCGGCAGCATCGGGGCATACATCGGCTGCCGCCGGGCCGGGATCCGGTTCTTCTCCTTCGCCGACGCTCTCGCACCCGGGCTGCTCCTCGCGCAGGCATTCGGCCGCTTCGGGAACTACTTCAACCACGAGCTCTACGGCGGCCCGACGACCCTCCCCTGGGGCCTCGAGATCGAATCGACCAACGCAGCCTTCCCCGCCGGGTTGCCGGCCGGGACCCTCTTCCAGCCGTTGTTCCTCTACGAGATGATCTGGAACACGATCGGCGTCGTCCTGATCATCTTCGTGCTCGAGCGCCGCTTCAACCTCCGCTGGGGCAGGGCTCTCGGCTTCTACCTGCTCTGGTACGGCGCCGGACGGGCGTTCCTCGAGTCGCTCCGCCTGGACCCGACCGAGTATTTCCTCTTCGGCCTCAAGATCAACGTGGACGTCGCGCTCCTCGCCGCCATCGCCGGGATCGTGCTCATCATCGTCCAGACCCGACGACACCCCGGCCCGGAAACATCCATCTACCGGAACCCACAGTTACCCCCGATCGATGACCTGGCGGTGATGGAGGCCCCGTCCGGTTCACACACGGGTGGAGGCACAGCCGTGGATCTGCCGGGTGGCCAGGTGAGCGACAGCCGCCGGGACGCCTGA
- a CDS encoding HAD family hydrolase: MGLADPPRPDAAALIAQLTRLGVRMRIATGDVVKTARAIGAQVGLGTHVCQAAARGCKRPGGLRPRHEFTADADNRLWLTDITPRPVSATLTFVSHRPGSTR, encoded by the coding sequence GTGGGTTTGGCTGATCCGCCCCGGCCTGACGCGGCCGCGCTGATAGCCCAGTTGACCCGACTCGGCGTGCGCATGCGCATAGCTACCGGCGATGTTGTGAAAACCGCGCGGGCCATCGGCGCGCAGGTCGGTCTTGGCACGCACGTGTGCCAGGCAGCGGCCCGTGGTTGCAAAAGACCCGGAGGGCTGCGACCTCGGCACGAGTTCACCGCCGATGCCGATAACCGGCTCTGGCTCACCGACATCACACCGCGTCCAGTGAGCGCCACTCTGACATTCGTCTCCCACCGCCCGGGCTCGACTCGCTGA
- the fliW gene encoding flagellar assembly protein FliW, giving the protein MTNPREGGTTVNLMAPIVVNAATGRCAQIILEGQG; this is encoded by the coding sequence GTGACCAACCCGCGCGAGGGCGGCACGACCGTGAACCTCATGGCGCCGATCGTCGTGAACGCTGCGACGGGGCGATGCGCGCAGATCATCCTCGAAGGCCAGGGCTGA
- a CDS encoding cytochrome b N-terminal domain-containing protein — MSIREEQKSEPAEEYYTWTGKARGWLLKHLPADKLLPQDQPSYVASWIYVFGMGAIVSLVFIVVSGVVLSLNGPAWYHVSDFGHFVNSVHLWSVEVFFITMVVHLWGKYWMAAWRGGRTLTWLTGMAAFLVSIVAAFTGYLLQTNFDSQWIAFEGKDALNASGIGAWFNVANLGQIFGFHIVLLPLAVGAVVALHVILVRMHGVVPPIDAAESDAQLSGEVLLGDGTALGHSPAARPDANPEQAEATQ, encoded by the coding sequence ATGAGCATCCGCGAGGAGCAGAAGAGTGAACCCGCCGAGGAGTACTACACCTGGACAGGTAAAGCCCGAGGCTGGTTGCTCAAGCACCTGCCCGCCGACAAACTGCTGCCACAGGACCAGCCCAGCTACGTCGCATCCTGGATCTACGTTTTCGGCATGGGCGCCATCGTCTCGCTCGTGTTCATCGTCGTTTCCGGCGTCGTGCTCAGCCTGAACGGGCCGGCCTGGTACCACGTCTCCGACTTCGGCCACTTCGTGAACAGCGTGCACCTCTGGAGCGTCGAGGTCTTCTTCATCACCATGGTCGTGCACCTCTGGGGCAAGTACTGGATGGCCGCCTGGCGAGGCGGGCGAACGCTCACCTGGCTGACCGGGATGGCCGCCTTCCTCGTCTCGATCGTCGCGGCATTCACCGGGTACCTGCTCCAGACCAACTTCGACTCGCAGTGGATCGCCTTCGAAGGCAAGGACGCACTCAACGCCTCCGGCATCGGAGCCTGGTTCAACGTGGCCAACCTCGGCCAGATCTTCGGCTTCCACATCGTGCTGCTGCCCCTCGCGGTCGGAGCCGTCGTCGCGCTGCACGTGATCCTGGTGCGGATGCACGGGGTCGTCCCCCCGATCGACGCGGCTGAGAGCGACGCCCAGCTGAGTGGCGAAGTGCTGCTCGGCGACGGTACAGCGCTCGGCCACAGTCCAGCGGCCCGACCGGACGCGAACCCGGAACAGGCGGAGGCGACGCAATGA
- a CDS encoding acetylxylan esterase, giving the protein MPELREYRSLVAEPDDFDEFWEDTLADARRFPDEPRRGP; this is encoded by the coding sequence CTGCCGGAACTCCGCGAGTACCGCTCGCTCGTTGCCGAACCAGACGACTTCGACGAGTTCTGGGAGGACACCCTCGCCGACGCCCGCCGGTTTCCCGATGAGCCGCGCCGAGGGCCTTGA
- a CDS encoding DUF1232 domain-containing protein, with product MSEWWQVVVGVVVGLVLFWLVLVLVLWFEQRKHSGRASLLDLLRLAPDVVRLLKRLASDRSVPIGVRIWLGVLLVYLISPIDLIPDFIPVLGYADDALVVAIALRFATRRAGSDSITKHWPGTPAGLAAVLRLAGLPSS from the coding sequence GTGTCGGAGTGGTGGCAGGTTGTTGTCGGCGTCGTCGTCGGGCTGGTCCTGTTCTGGCTGGTGCTTGTCCTTGTGCTGTGGTTCGAGCAACGCAAACACTCGGGTCGTGCGTCGCTGCTGGATCTTCTTCGTCTCGCCCCGGACGTCGTGCGCCTGCTGAAGCGTCTCGCTTCAGACAGGTCCGTGCCGATCGGGGTCCGGATCTGGTTGGGCGTGCTGTTGGTGTATCTGATCTCGCCTATCGACCTCATCCCGGATTTCATCCCGGTGTTGGGATATGCCGACGACGCGTTGGTCGTAGCGATCGCTCTTCGCTTCGCGACCAGGCGCGCGGGCAGCGATTCCATCACGAAGCACTGGCCGGGGACCCCGGCTGGTCTGGCTGCTGTTCTGCGTCTGGCCGGGTTGCCCTCGTCCTGA
- the istB gene encoding IS21-like element helper ATPase IstB yields MTSATTSITTTLRRRRGLTEEAANAAIDGACRKLRLPTIRAVVDEATTAAEKEQLSYQGFLAELLLAECDDRDRRSSVRRVKAAGFPRDKWLGDFDFDANPNINPATINTLATGEWVRKGQPLCLIGDSGTGKSHLLIGLGTAAAEKGFRVKYTLATRLVNELVEAADEKNLARTIARYGRVDLLMIDELGYMELDRRGAELLFQVLTEREENNSIAIASNESFSGWTKTFTDPRLCAAIVDRLTFGGTIIETGTDSYRLAHMQRQQEQMPV; encoded by the coding sequence ATGACCTCGGCTACCACCAGCATCACTACCACCCTCCGACGCCGCCGAGGGTTGACTGAAGAAGCCGCGAACGCTGCCATCGACGGCGCCTGCCGAAAGCTTCGACTGCCGACGATTCGCGCCGTCGTCGACGAGGCCACGACCGCAGCCGAGAAAGAACAGCTCTCCTATCAAGGGTTCCTCGCGGAACTGCTGCTGGCCGAATGTGATGACCGCGACCGACGCTCCTCTGTCCGCCGCGTGAAGGCCGCCGGGTTCCCCAGAGACAAGTGGTTGGGCGACTTCGATTTCGACGCCAACCCGAACATCAACCCCGCGACGATCAACACCCTCGCCACCGGAGAATGGGTGCGGAAAGGCCAACCTCTTTGCCTAATCGGGGACTCCGGGACCGGAAAATCACACCTGCTGATCGGCCTCGGAACCGCGGCGGCAGAGAAAGGGTTCCGAGTGAAATACACCCTCGCGACCCGGCTCGTGAACGAACTGGTCGAGGCCGCAGACGAGAAGAACCTCGCCCGCACCATCGCCCGCTATGGCCGCGTCGACCTCCTCATGATCGACGAACTCGGCTACATGGAACTCGACCGGCGAGGCGCCGAGCTGCTCTTCCAAGTCCTCACCGAAAGGGAAGAGAACAACTCGATCGCGATCGCGTCGAACGAGTCATTCTCCGGCTGGACGAAGACCTTCACCGACCCCCGCCTTTGCGCGGCGATCGTGGACCGCCTCACCTTCGGCGGGACGATCATCGAAACTGGCACCGACTCCTACCGCCTCGCCCACATGCAAAGACAGCAAGAGCAGATGCCCGTCTGA
- the istA gene encoding IS21 family transposase, which produces MESRVEIFAQIRRDARVEGVSIRELARRYGVGRPTVRQALLQAEPLPRKPRVRSAPRLDAFKRVIDEMLRLDTEAPRKQKHTARRVFARLADEHGATDLSYSTVRNYVRRRRPEIDAAAGRLQEVFVPQEHAPGAEAEVDFGEVWVILAGVKTKCHMFTFRLSHSGKAIHRVYPTQAQEAFLEGHIDAFEDIGGIPTRHIRYDNLTDAVVKVIYGTGRQRTENDRWVLFRSHYGFDAFYCHPGIEGAHEKGGVEGEVGRFRRTHLSPMPVVDCLEQLNERIRGWDLDDENRRISDRIRTVAQDFALERPLLAPVTADRFEPGLSLTPRVNRSSLIRVRMASYSVPARFIGRPVRVALRASEVIVFDGRTEIARHPRVVALHGQSVNLDHYLEVLQRKPGALPGSTALAHARASGAFTSAHEAFWAAARKTDGDAGGTKALIDVLLLHRTMATNDVVGGIMAALTVGAVTADVVAVEARRHEALAGTGRPPVEEVRGPERRVVSLTQRRLADPAAVIAGLPADTRPLPSVFAYDQLLRLPDRTTPPTAVPAGQKGTGS; this is translated from the coding sequence ATGGAGTCTCGGGTGGAAATTTTCGCGCAGATCCGGCGTGACGCACGGGTGGAGGGCGTCTCGATCCGGGAGTTGGCCCGACGTTATGGCGTCGGGCGGCCAACGGTGCGGCAAGCCCTGCTGCAGGCGGAGCCGCTGCCACGGAAACCGCGGGTCCGGTCCGCACCGCGGCTGGACGCGTTCAAGAGAGTGATCGACGAGATGCTCCGCCTGGACACGGAGGCACCGAGGAAGCAGAAGCACACGGCACGGCGTGTCTTCGCCCGCCTCGCGGACGAGCATGGTGCGACGGATCTGTCGTATTCGACGGTCCGGAACTATGTCCGCCGGCGCCGCCCTGAGATCGATGCGGCCGCGGGCCGGCTGCAGGAGGTGTTCGTCCCGCAGGAGCACGCGCCAGGGGCCGAGGCGGAGGTTGATTTCGGGGAGGTCTGGGTGATCTTGGCCGGAGTGAAGACGAAGTGCCACATGTTCACCTTCCGCCTATCCCACTCGGGGAAAGCGATTCACCGGGTCTATCCAACGCAGGCGCAGGAGGCGTTCCTCGAGGGGCACATTGATGCGTTCGAGGACATCGGCGGGATCCCGACCCGGCACATTCGTTACGACAACTTGACGGACGCGGTCGTGAAAGTCATTTACGGCACGGGCCGGCAGCGCACCGAGAACGACCGCTGGGTGCTGTTTCGGTCGCACTACGGTTTCGACGCGTTCTATTGCCACCCCGGAATCGAAGGCGCCCATGAGAAAGGAGGCGTCGAAGGTGAAGTCGGCCGGTTCCGGCGCACACACCTGTCCCCGATGCCGGTCGTGGATTGTCTTGAACAGTTGAATGAGCGGATCCGTGGCTGGGATCTCGACGACGAGAACCGGCGCATCAGCGACCGAATCCGCACTGTCGCTCAGGACTTCGCTCTCGAACGACCGCTGCTCGCTCCGGTGACCGCGGATCGGTTCGAGCCTGGTTTGTCGTTGACTCCGCGGGTGAACCGGTCGAGCCTGATCCGGGTGCGGATGGCGAGTTACTCGGTGCCGGCCCGGTTCATCGGACGGCCCGTCCGTGTCGCGCTGCGGGCATCGGAGGTGATCGTCTTCGACGGCCGCACGGAGATCGCACGGCACCCGCGGGTGGTGGCTCTGCATGGTCAGAGCGTGAACCTTGACCACTATCTCGAAGTTCTCCAGCGCAAGCCCGGCGCCCTTCCCGGGTCGACAGCGCTGGCTCACGCCCGGGCGTCGGGCGCATTCACCTCGGCGCATGAAGCATTCTGGGCTGCCGCCCGGAAAACAGACGGTGACGCGGGAGGCACCAAGGCCCTGATCGATGTTCTCCTGCTGCACCGGACAATGGCAACGAACGACGTCGTCGGCGGGATCATGGCCGCGCTCACGGTCGGGGCTGTCACTGCGGACGTTGTCGCGGTCGAGGCCCGTCGCCACGAAGCCTTGGCTGGAACAGGTCGTCCTCCGGTCGAGGAAGTTCGAGGCCCTGAGCGGCGGGTCGTCAGTCTGACCCAGCGCCGCCTCGCGGACCCGGCCGCGGTGATCGCTGGCCTTCCCGCTGACACCAGGCCGTTGCCGAGCGTTTTCGCCTACGACCAGTTGCTGCGCTTACCCGATCGCACGACCCCACCCACAGCCGTCCCGGCTGGACAGAAAGGAACAGGCTCATGA
- a CDS encoding cysteine hydrolase family protein, protein MSTGIVVIDIQNDYFPGGAYPLTGSESAAVIARGVLDTARATGTPIIHFQHLATEPDATFFVPGTAGAEIYPLLAPVATEHHLTKGSPNAFIGTGLEQLLRDEDIEHLVIMGMMSSMCIDATARAALDLGLVVTVVHDACAAPDFEFEGTEVPGASVQAAFMATLRDAGADVLAAADLHLAPISAH, encoded by the coding sequence GTGAGCACTGGAATTGTGGTCATTGACATTCAGAACGACTACTTCCCCGGGGGTGCATATCCCCTCACCGGGAGTGAGTCCGCCGCGGTCATCGCCCGGGGCGTCCTCGACACGGCCCGTGCCACCGGCACCCCCATCATCCACTTCCAGCACCTCGCCACCGAACCGGATGCGACGTTCTTCGTCCCCGGGACCGCAGGGGCCGAGATCTACCCACTCCTGGCGCCGGTGGCGACCGAACACCACTTGACCAAAGGCTCCCCGAACGCCTTCATCGGCACCGGACTCGAACAGCTGCTCCGGGACGAGGACATCGAACACCTCGTCATCATGGGCATGATGAGCAGCATGTGCATCGACGCGACCGCCCGGGCCGCCCTCGACCTCGGGTTAGTCGTTACGGTCGTGCACGACGCCTGCGCCGCACCCGACTTCGAGTTCGAAGGCACCGAGGTTCCGGGGGCATCCGTCCAGGCCGCCTTCATGGCCACCCTCCGCGACGCGGGTGCCGACGTGCTCGCCGCCGCCGACCTCCACCTCGCTCCGATCTCGGCTCACTAG
- a CDS encoding carbohydrate ABC transporter permease: MTELKTTPVAQKHGATPVLPNHRLRAAVMTTLKYLTLVVAAIVTLLPLGVVFMTAFKTKNEYLNSGPADLPQNWFNFANFATALDKGHMLQGFANTGFILVISVLGTLVIGTMTAYAIDRFDFRFKKVVLMMFLLATLVPAVTTQVATFQVVNNLGLFNTYWAAIALFLGTDIISIYIFVQFMQSIPRELDEAAMLDGANRFVIYWRIILPLLKPAIATVVIIKGIAIYNEFYIPFLYMPSQQLGVISTSLFRFKGPFGAQWEVISAGTMLVIIPTVIVFLVLQRFIYNGFTQGATK; the protein is encoded by the coding sequence ATGACCGAACTGAAAACCACGCCAGTAGCGCAGAAGCACGGCGCTACTCCGGTGCTCCCCAACCACCGCCTTCGGGCGGCAGTCATGACGACACTGAAGTACCTCACCCTCGTCGTCGCTGCAATCGTCACCCTGCTGCCGCTAGGCGTCGTGTTCATGACCGCGTTCAAAACGAAGAACGAGTACCTAAACTCGGGGCCGGCCGACCTGCCCCAAAACTGGTTCAACTTCGCCAACTTCGCCACTGCGCTAGACAAGGGGCACATGCTCCAAGGCTTCGCGAACACGGGTTTCATCCTGGTGATCTCCGTGCTGGGAACCCTCGTCATCGGCACCATGACCGCGTATGCAATCGATAGGTTCGACTTCCGATTCAAGAAGGTCGTCCTGATGATGTTCCTGCTAGCGACGCTCGTTCCCGCAGTGACAACCCAGGTGGCAACGTTCCAGGTGGTCAATAACCTTGGACTTTTCAATACCTATTGGGCGGCGATCGCGCTCTTCCTCGGGACCGACATCATCTCCATCTACATTTTTGTTCAATTCATGCAATCCATTCCCCGCGAACTCGACGAAGCCGCGATGCTAGACGGCGCAAACCGTTTCGTAATCTACTGGCGGATCATCCTTCCGCTCCTCAAGCCCGCGATCGCCACTGTCGTCATCATTAAGGGCATCGCGATCTACAACGAGTTCTACATCCCGTTCCTCTACATGCCCTCGCAACAACTGGGTGTCATCTCAACCTCACTCTTCCGGTTCAAAGGGCCCTTCGGCGCCCAATGGGAAGTCATCTCCGCGGGCACAATGCTCGTCATCATCCCCACGGTCATCGTCTTCCTGGTGCTGCAACGATTCATCTACAACGGCTTCACGCAGGGCGCCACCAAGTAA
- a CDS encoding sugar ABC transporter permease, producing MITFTYIPVVNMIWYSFTSWNGISKVQQVVGLDNYGQIFSDPTIFNVFYVSLFYVGASILQMGLALYFATILSFKTRFRNFFKGVLFFPYLINGVAIGLVFLYFFQPGGTLDLILKNFGLAQLTTQWLGNPDVANFSLAGTSVWRYTGLNFVLFLGAIQSIPAQLYEAADLDGANKWQQFRFIIMPGIKRIISLSFILAISGSLAVFEIPFIMTGGANGTATFVITTIQQAFTFRHVGLASAMAVILLLIVLIVTYVQRKLVPDDEVNIS from the coding sequence CACCTCGTGGAATGGCATCTCAAAGGTCCAGCAGGTGGTCGGACTCGACAACTACGGTCAAATCTTCAGTGATCCGACCATCTTCAACGTCTTCTACGTCAGCCTGTTCTATGTCGGCGCTTCTATCCTGCAGATGGGCCTTGCCCTCTACTTCGCGACAATCCTCAGCTTCAAGACGCGATTCCGGAACTTCTTCAAAGGAGTGCTGTTCTTTCCCTACCTGATCAACGGAGTCGCAATCGGCCTCGTCTTCTTGTATTTCTTCCAGCCCGGCGGAACGCTCGACCTAATCCTGAAAAACTTCGGATTGGCGCAGCTGACCACCCAGTGGCTCGGCAACCCCGACGTCGCGAACTTCTCGCTCGCGGGGACATCCGTCTGGCGGTACACGGGACTGAACTTCGTTCTCTTCCTGGGAGCGATCCAGTCGATTCCCGCGCAACTGTATGAGGCGGCTGACCTCGACGGCGCCAACAAATGGCAGCAGTTCCGATTCATCATCATGCCGGGGATCAAGCGCATCATCAGCCTGTCATTCATCCTCGCCATTTCGGGAAGCCTCGCAGTCTTCGAGATCCCGTTCATCATGACGGGCGGTGCCAACGGCACCGCGACCTTCGTGATCACGACCATTCAGCAAGCCTTCACCTTCCGGCACGTCGGGCTTGCGTCGGCGATGGCAGTCATCCTGCTCCTGATTGTGCTGATAGTCACCTACGTCCAGCGCAAGCTGGTACCAGACGATGAGGTAAACATCTCATGA